AACCGAGTCGCGCATCGTGCCGCCTGCCGTGGTGGATGAGCGGCTTGAAGCGAAAGTAAAGGAGCACGAGGAAAAGGAGGGTCGCAGGCCAGGTGGGCGAATGCGAAAGCGCTTGAAGGAGGAGGTAGTTGCGGAGCTGATGGCTCGCTCCTTCACTGTCAAGAAGAAGGCATTCGCGCTAATCGACCAGGAGCGACATTTCTTTGTTGTAAACACCAGTAGTCGAAAGACCGCCGAGACTGTCGTATCTCACGTTCGCGCGGCGATCGGTTCGTTTCCGGCGATTCCTCTATCGTCACCGGACCTGCCGGCGAGCCGGATGACGGACTGGCTTGCCAGTGGGAATCTGCCTGAGTTGTGGACCTTGGGCGATGAGTGCGTGCTGAAGGGGCCGGACTCGGCGAGCGTGCGAATCAAGGGTGTGGATCTTCACTCGGAAGAGGTGGCCAAACACCTCGAAGCCGGCATGAAGGTCTCACGACTCGCCGCAAGCGTGGGCGATGACTACGAGTTCGTGCTGGATGAATCGCTAGCGGTGAGCAAGTTTTCCGTGCTGGTTGAAACCGAGCTTCCTGACGGCCAGGACGACATGCAGGCCCACGTCGATGCAGAACTGCTTCTGTTTGCGACATATTTTCGACGCCTACTGGATAGTTTGCGTGGTTCGTTCCAACTCAGCGTTGCAACGTAGCCTTGTACGGGGAGCCGCCCTACATAAAAAGGCCCGGGAACTCCCGGGCCTTTTGCGCATCATTTCTCCTGACGGAAATCCCAAGGGTTGGCAAACTGGCTGTCCCACAATCCCAGATGATTGCGTTTGGCCTTGCCTTCGGTGATCGCATAGGTCTTGGTGATCGAGCGATAGGCCAACGCCCAGCCGTTGCTGACCATCTCCGAGGCCACATCAAGGTCGCCCATCGTGCATGTGGCCACGATGCGGCCGTAGCGATCGCTTCCCTTGGAGATGCAGGAGAGTTCGTTGGTGCTGATGAGCTGCTGCAGCCACAGGGCCGACCGGCGGCCACAATCCCATTGGCCAGTCGCATGCATGCAGTTCTGAGCCAGCTCCGGAGCGTCAATGCCGTACAGGCGGATCCGCTGACCCGCGACATCGATCGTGTCCCCGTCGACCACCTGCGCAGAACCAAGGATGGCGCCCACCGCTTCCTGAGAGTCGCGGCGGATCTCAGCCTTGGACCTAATCAAGCCGCCCAGGTCCACCTTGTCGAGGGTGTTGGCCAGCGACGCGGAGTCGCCGGAGGTCTCAGCGCCGCCGGTCGGCTGCCGGTAGTCGGGAATGGGGCTCGTCAGCGGCGGGGGGGAGTAGTCTTTTGGGGACAGGCCGAAGAGCCGGGCAATAGGGGCAAGGGGGTTCCCATCGCTGCCTTCGGCGTTGGAGCCCATGGAGTGGATCAGGTATACGCCGCCGCCCAGGACAGAGCACATGACGACGCCGGCGCCGATTAGGCCGCGCCATTGGGGTTTGGTCTTCTTCATTGGATTGCCCTGGATGTTGGGAAAACTAGCCTAGGGTCGAGCTTGTGTAACGAATCCCAGAAATGAAGGGGTGTTTTCACCATTGTTGGCTGTATTCCTTGCCCCGTATCCTTGGCCGCTCAGGCTTAGACAGTACAAAGAAGACAAATGAGCGCAGACAACACGCTGGACCAGGCCGAGCCCACCACCGCGATTCACGACCCAGGGCAAGCCTGGTTCTTGGCCCGCTACCAGGTGCTGCGCGACATTGCCCACGATGTCACCTTGCTGGGGCAGGGGGCGGCGGCCCGCGGCAAAACCCCTACCGAAATGGCTGATCGCATTGTGGCTGTCTTGGGGGACTTGGCCCAACGAGAATGGGAGGGCTATGCCCACCACGTGGGCCGGCGGAGCGCGTCGCTCACCGACAGTCTCTTGCAGGCCACCCCGCCGATCAGGGTCTATATGCATCCTTATCCGGCGGAGGACGTGGACCTGCCGACCGCGGCCTGGGAGGCCGTGCCAGTCGAGGTGAGCGGCACGCTGTACTGGAAGGGAGATGGCAAGGACGAAGGGTTCTCGATTCCTCCGCTCATGCCCCTGTCCCCTGCGCCGGAGGCCGGCGAGGATGTGGTGGTGATCGAGCTTGTTGACCGCCGGCATATCGCCACGGCCATGATGAATGAGCTGATGGCCAGGTTTGCCAAGACCGCGCTGGACGTTATGGCACCCTGCGATCCTGCCGGCGCCTGGCGCCGGCTGCGGGTACTGAGCCAGTTCTACCGCGAAGAGTTTGTGTTAGCACGTAAGGCTCTATCCGCCGACGAACTGCAGCAGTGGGACAAGTCTGCATTGGACGAAATCTCGCTTGCTGACGCCGCCAGGATCATTGGAGAGCGAGCGTTCACCGCGCTGGCCATCCGCGTACTGTCGCTCGGCGCACTGACGTCCGCACTGACCAAGTGGATCCTTGCGATGGACGGCCGCCGCCCGGACCCGGGCACCCCAAGCCCGCAGTCCGTGGTGCTGGACAACGTATTGGTGTGGTCGAAGAGCTATGAGAAGGCATTGGCGTCCTTCAATGACGCCATTCTTCTTGAGCGCAGCTTGTTACCCAGTTCGTGGGACATCGAAGTGATACAGCGGCCTTTTCCTGGCCAGCTCCCGATCGCGGTGGCCACTCGCAAGCGCTAGTGATGCCATCAACTTGACGTTGGACGTCGATCAAGTCGGACAGTGGATTCGAGAGAGTTGCAAGAAGTACGCGCCTGATAGGGGATGCGCTGCAGATTTGCATACTGAGTTCATTCAACGAACTCAGTTGCACACGCATGAACGCTGTTGCCTTCGATCAATCCTGTAACGACATTGCATCTGCTCTGGAATCTCTCAGGGATGAGGCGGTCGCGTTTGCTGACCGCCTACATGTCATCCAGGGCCGTTGGACTCTGCAGCAATTCGATCCACTCAGGTTTTTTGAGAAGGCTGCCAAAGAATCCTATGACCGGCTCCATGACGCGTTCCTCGAAAATCGTACGCGGTTCGGTATACGCCCCAGTCTTGATGACTGTGACGTCAAACGCGGCTTTATCGAAAGCCTCGCCTGTCGCTGGGATGCGGATCTTCCCAGTGTGGACATCAAGGCTGCAGTACATCGCGCTATTGACGGCCTGAACGTATTGCTGCCGGTCGAGGATGCCGAGAACGAAGCCAACCGCCAGCTTGCCACTCGCTTCGTCAGCGAGTTCCTCATCGACCGCAAGGAAGTTGTCCATCGCTCAGGTGCCGTGGTGCTGG
Above is a genomic segment from Xanthomonas vesicatoria ATCC 35937 containing:
- the rdgC gene encoding recombination-associated protein RdgC, whose protein sequence is MHFSKAIVFSYPPGLDFTPLEAMLAELPFKPCEPSAMSSEGFVPPVYMDDAPFAYRTGELILIAVQTESRIVPPAVVDERLEAKVKEHEEKEGRRPGGRMRKRLKEEVVAELMARSFTVKKKAFALIDQERHFFVVNTSSRKTAETVVSHVRAAIGSFPAIPLSSPDLPASRMTDWLASGNLPELWTLGDECVLKGPDSASVRIKGVDLHSEEVAKHLEAGMKVSRLAASVGDDYEFVLDESLAVSKFSVLVETELPDGQDDMQAHVDAELLLFATYFRRLLDSLRGSFQLSVAT
- a CDS encoding thermonuclease family protein codes for the protein MKKTKPQWRGLIGAGVVMCSVLGGGVYLIHSMGSNAEGSDGNPLAPIARLFGLSPKDYSPPPLTSPIPDYRQPTGGAETSGDSASLANTLDKVDLGGLIRSKAEIRRDSQEAVGAILGSAQVVDGDTIDVAGQRIRLYGIDAPELAQNCMHATGQWDCGRRSALWLQQLISTNELSCISKGSDRYGRIVATCTMGDLDVASEMVSNGWALAYRSITKTYAITEGKAKRNHLGLWDSQFANPWDFRQEK